The Listeria cossartiae subsp. cossartiae nucleotide sequence TCTGGTAGCACCATCGACAAATTAAGCACTCCGGAATCCAGTACTACGGCTAACCCGCCGGAGTTTCGGACAACTACGCGGTAACCTTGTTCTTGTAAAAAAGCAATTCCTTTATCTATATCAGGCAACTTAGAATCTTGTATTCCAAGCGAAACGGTTTTTTCATGCACCCAGCCGCGAACGGTGGACGGCGCCATTCTCGCTCCAACTGAACGACATAGCGTATCATCTGTAGCAAATGATTGAATCGCATCAAAAGCTGGATTAATAGTTGTATTATCAATGAAGCGCCATACATCTTGTTTTAGTAAGGTGTTTTCAATATTCATCTCTATGTCCTCCATGATTTTCTTTTTGTTATTATAGCATACCGACACCAAAATTAGATACAAACGGCTTAAAATAGCCATTTAATCGTGATTTTCGTTTTTTGGGCAGTTATTTAACTTTTTTGCGTTTAATGTTGAAAACTAGGGCTGTAATGATTGATATAACAACCGATTTTACGATTATATCTTTTTTCATTTCTATCGCCTCATTTCCTTTATCTTATTATAACAAACTTACCATACAAAAAAACCTAACTTCTATAAAAGAAATTAGGTTCTTTATATCTAAAAGCCTAGGGAGCTTTTTTAGCAAAAGTATTACCAGTTGTAGCGGTCTTCATTGTCGCGACTTGAGCGTTTTGGGGAATTGCCCCACATGCGGTAAAGCACATATCCAATACCACCTAATATAATAACTGGGAATAAGAAGTGTAGTGTGATTCCAACGATATCAAGTACGATATTAAGTGCGATAAATCCTAAAATAATGGTGAAAAATATTTTCCAAAAACTGTTCATGATTATTTCCTCATTTCTAATTTTTATTTACTACTTGCAAGTGGAACATTGTTTATTTCCTTGGCTTGAACGAGTAATTCGTTGTCTTGAACGACGATTTTATACTGTTTATTCTTTTTAAGTTGTGTAGTTGACATGAAGTTAACTTTACGACTGTTTCCTTGATTATCTAGACACGACTCGTGGAAAGAATAGCCTTTGAACTTTGACTTAGTAACTTCTTTCCCATCGTTTTTGATTGTAACGTAATATGTATTTGCTGCTGTTCCGACTGGTGCTGAAAATTCAATTACAACCATTGTTAGTACAAAAATTGCAGCCAGTAAACCGAAAAGTCCCTTTTTCATTGTTTTTACCGTCCTTTTTTGTTGATAAGTTTATTATAGAGGACATCTAAAAACGGAACGAACGGCTCTAGGCTGAAAATTGGTACATCCTAAGTCTTATTTTCATTCGGGCATAAAAAAGGAGCCTAGCTTAGTTAACTAGACTCATTTCATATTAATTTTTTTCAATCCATTTATAGTTTTCTGACCCAATTGGATACGTTGTGTAATTTTTTAGGTTACTTTTTTGCAAGTAGGCGCGGCCACCTTGGTATAGCGGAATAAGTACGGCATTATCTTTTAGCAAAATTTGTTCTGCTTCTAGTAATGCTTGCCATCTTTTTTCCGGATCCGCCGAAAGCTTACCTTTAGCGCCAAGGACTAGTTCGTCGTATTTGGCGTTCGAGAAGCCTGTATGGTTACCTGGGCTGTTTGTTAGGAATAAGTTTAGGTATGTGAGTGGGTCTTGGTAATCCCCACCCCAGCCACCTAGTAGCAGTTCAAAATCTTGTGTAACGTCCGCTTGGAAACTTGCTTGGTTGGTAATATTTTTTAATTTGATTGTTAGACCGGGCAAATTTTCTTCTAATTGATTTTGGATAAATTCGGTTTGTTTGCGTTGTAAAGATGTATCGCCACTCGTTAAAGTAAGTGTTAATTCGGATTTACCGATTTCTTTTAAACCTTGTTTCCATGCGTTTGTAGCTTCTTGTTGGTCGAATTTAAGCAAGTCACCGTTTTGTTTGCGGAAATCTTCTTTTGTTTCCGGGTCAAACATGATACCACCTGGCACATCGCCGTTTAATGCTTTTGAACCATTAGCGAGTAACGTGTTGACCATGCCTGTTTTATCAATCGCCATCGCTAAACCACGGCGCAAGTTCAAGTTTGCTAAATCCGTTTTCACACCGTCTTTGCCTTGATTCATTTTCATGTAGACAGAGCGTCCAGTTGCTTCCTTATGGAAATTTTCATCGTCTTTATATTGCTTCACAAATTCGCCGTCAAGCTCGACACGGTCCAATTTGTTGGTATTGTATAAATTTAAAGCCGCATTAGTATCTTTTACGACTGTTACATGAATTTTCTCTGTAGGGACATTTTTTTCATCCCAGTAAGTTGGATTTTTGACGTAATCCCACGTCATATTTGTGCCATTCCAGTTTTCTAGTTTGAATGGGCCGTTGGAAATAAGTGTGTCGCTTTTCGTTCCGTAACGATCGCCTTGTTTTTCTACGAACGCTTGATTTTGTGGGAAGAATGTTCCAGTTGTCAGGAGTTCTTTAAAAATTGGCACTGGATTTTCTAGTTGAATTTGTAGTGTTTTGTCGTCTAGCGCTTTAATACCAAGCTCGTCCGGTGACATTTCACCTTTCAAAATTTGGGTAGCGTTTTTGACGATTTCTTCCATTTGTGGTCCGTATGCTGCGGCTGTTTTTGGATCCACTACTTTTTTCCATGCGTACTCGAAATCATGCGCTGTCACGGGGTCGCCGTTTGACCAATTGGCATCATCACGAATTTTGAAAATAAGTGTTTTCCCGCCATCTTTTTCTTCGGGTTCACTGGCAGCCAGAGCTAGCGCCGGTTTCCCGTTTTTATCTAATCGATATAATCCTTCAAAAATCTGATTGATTACTCGGAAACTTACGCTATTGTCCGCGAGTGTTGGGCTTGCATTTGGAATCCCACTCGTTTCCATGATGTTCACAACTTTTGTTTTCTTATCGGATGTTACTTTTTCACTTTCCCCTTTATCGCCAGACTGACATGCTGTAAGTACTAGTAAACATAGCAAACTGAGTGCCACTACTATTTTTCTGGCTGTTTTATGCAAATTTTCTCCTCCTCTTTTTTGTAAGCGCTTTTTGATTACGCAAAAAAATGACGGACTTCCTGCCACATGCGCGCAGAACTTCCGCCACCATTATAAACCGAAACTGTATCAATTGTAAATATAAACTGTTATATTTTTATTTCTTATTAAGGTAAACTCCTGAACCAACAACAATCACACACATCGCCATTAACATTGCTAACATTAAGTAACTGGGATCGTTCCGCATAAATAAAGCAAGGATAAAACAGATTGTACCAGCTATATTAAGTGTAACAGTTGTAATTTTTCTAAGTAGATTTCTTGACCATGCATCGATCTTTTTAAAACCAATCATCGTTAAAAATTTAAAAAGTTTTTTCGAGTATTGAATGTATGCCGCAACAACAAACATGAACGCTCCCGCTGTGACTAACGACAATCTACCAGTCGGGATATCATAACCTAGCGCGTAGACAATAATACTCATCTGGATAATCGTTAATAGCACTAACAATAACCTAAAACAATATTCAAATTCCAACAAACTCTCTTGGTTCACTTTTTCTTTCCCGTAATATTCTGTCCCTGTAAACATAATCATTAAAAACGGAATCAGAATTAAGCCGAGCCACTTTTGCATAAACATATCTGGGGAGAAGTCCGTACCGAAATGCACCGCCACTTCAGAAGGTAGTAGCGGATATAACACAGCAGAAATCCCTACTGTGAAAAGAATTATCATACTAGGAAATATACCAACTTTCCTCATTCCCCTCACCTCTTCCAACCTTTTATTGGCAGTAGGCGACAAGTTCCTCCCTTGTTTCGATAAGTTGAACTTTCTCAGTATTCGCTAATTGCTCTTTCGTTTCATCAAAACCTTGTTCAGATAATGCACGTGTCGCTGGTAAATAAACTAATACAGAAAAGCCTGCCCTACTTAACTGTATAACCGTAGTTTTCACGCAAAAATCAAATGCTAAACCCCCAACAAGCACTAAATCTACTTTTTGTTCCCGCAAATATTCGAGTACACCTGTTGAAAGCTGTTCGACGATATCGTGGTAACAGGCGCCATACGGATGAATGTCCGGCTCCATGCCTTTCCAAATAAAGTAATCATAATCTGTCACAACTGGCAAACCGTCTAGCAATTCAAAACCTTTCGTACCAGGTTCGCAGTGCCTCACCCAAGTAAGGTCCGCATTTGGATACTTAAGTTCAGCCAGCATTTCATCTTTTGAGTCAACTACCCAAACGGCATTTTGCGGGTGCGCATCTTTACTTCCAATTCGAAGTGACGCAAGACTCGCCATGAAATTCAGCTCTGGAACGATTTTATCTCCGCCCGGAACCGGCAATTCATCCGGACAAAGTGGCGTAAAGCCCTTTTGTGCATCAATATCAAAAGCAGCAATTTTCATTTAGCTTTCCTCCAAGTTTCTATAAGTTAATTGGGCAAACTGGCCAAAACGCGTTACTTCTTCTAGCTCTAACGCATGCTCCCTGTCTTCCTCGAACAACGGAATTCCTTTTCCTAAAATAATTGGCGCAATCGTTATGACGAAGCGGTCAATCGCTCTTTCCTTTAAAAATTGCTTCACTAACTGCGCGCCGCCTACAAGCCAAATTTTTTCGCCGTCGATGTTATTTAGCCAAGTGTCTACAGTTCCGGCCACAAAGTCCGCGTATTCGTCTTTTGTGCCCGCTTTTGTATTGGAAAAAACGTAGACATCTTTTTTGCTATAAGGGAATGTGTCGGTGAGCGAAAAAATTTGTTGATATGTGGTTCGACCCATCACAACCGTATCCACGTTGTCAAAGAAAGCTTCATAACCTGCATCGCCTTCGCTATCAATCGATTCTAGCCATTCCACGCTACCATTTTCATCGGCAATATAACCATCCAAGCTAACGGCGATATATAGCGCAACTTGTTTTTCACTCATAATCATTCAAATCCTTTCACGACTAATTTTCCAATCATTTTTCCGGATGAAATTATTTGGTGAGCTTCTTCTATCGTTGCCGCGTTAATTGGGGATAAAACCTTATTTAGCGTCGTCTGTAACATCCCTCCATCCAGCATATGCGCGGCCTTTGTTAAAATTTCATGTTGTTTTACTTTATCATCGGTATCATATTTCGAGCGAGTAAACATAAATTCATAGCTAAACGTAGCACTCTTATCTTTTAAAAGGGACATTTTCACAGGTTCCGCAAGTTCGACAATCGAGCAAATTTTTCCTTGTGGGCAAATCGCTTCTTGCATATCGTCCCAGTGTGCATTTGTATTATGCAAACATAAAATAAAATCGACACCTTTTTCGTAACCAAGATTTTTCAGTTGTTTTGTTAGATTTTCACGGTGATTAATGACGTGGTTCGCGCCGTGGTTCTTCGTCCATTCTATCGTTTCCGGGCGTGATGCTGTAGCGATGACTTCGAGACCGATGTTTGCGGCTAATTGGGTGGCGACCGAACCAACACCACCAGCCCCATTAATAATTAAAATCGATTTTCCGCTATCTTCTTCTACAATCCCTAAACGATCAAAAAGCGCTTCCCAAGCCGTAATAGTTGTCAGTGGCATCGCAGCAGCCTCTTCTACGCTTAAACTACGTGGTTTCGCACCAACTAACCGTTCATCAATTAAAGTGAATTCAGCATACGCTCCGGGCCTTGTGACGTCGCCAGCAAAATAAACTTCTTGCCCAGTTTTAAATAAAGTCACGTCTGAACCAATCTCCACTACTTCCCCAACTGCATCCCAGCCTAAAATCCGCACTTCCTCTCCGCTGATTTTAGTTGCTTCGCGTTGTTTTGAATCGACCGGATTGATCGAAATTGCTTTGATTTTCACTAATAAATCATGTGTTCCGGGTTTTGGTTGCGCGATTTCTATATCCATAAAGTCAGTTGACGCGTTCGTTAATCCTACTGCTTTCATTTGACAACACCTCTCGTTTCCTTTTCCCGAATTTCTTAAAATAATGCACATTTAAATAAAAAAAGCCTTCCCGATTTTACCGAGAAGGCTTTAAAACTTATTTTTCGTCGAGCAATTCGCTGTCTTTGAATTTCATTTTCGCGTGACAGGCTGGACATTTTATTTTTAATTTACCTCCGTGGGAATGAGTGTGGTCGCTATCTTCTTTTTTAGTCAGCAGCATGTTGGCCGCCTTTTTTAGTAGTGGGATAGCAATAATAACACCGATGATTGTGAACATTGCTATAACCCCGATAAACACTAAGGTAAGAGCAATTATAGCGATAAAAGCTTTTTTCAAAAAATGACCTAAATCAACTTGTTCTTCCATCTAAACCAACTCCTCTAATTGATACGTTCATCATATCATGAAGCGGCATTAATTGCAGTGATGATGGTGCGCATGATTCCCTTCAAGTTGAATCGTACTATGTTCTAAAGAGAAATTTTCTTGTAAATAATGCTCGATATCCGCCAAAATTTTATCACGGTCAGCATCTTCACTTACGGTCAAATGAGCTGTAAGAGCGTTGAAATCAGAAGTAATCGCCCATACATGTAAATCGTGCACTTCTTTTACACCATCTTGTTCTTGGAAGAAAGTTTTTATTTCCTCTGTATCCACGTTAGCTGGTTTGCCCTCCATCAAAATATGGATAGCATCTTTTAATACGCGCCAGCCACTAACTAGGATTAACGCCGCAACGATAACACTAGCAATCGGGTCAGCGATGTTCCAACCTAGGAAGATGATTAGAAGCGCCGCAACGATCGCGCCAACAGAACCAAGCAAATCACCAAGCACATGCAAGAAAGCACTACGCATATTTAAATTTTCACTTGTATCACCTTTCATCAAAATCCAAGCAACTAAAATATTAATAAGTAATCCGATAACCGAAATAGTCATCATTCCCGCTCCGATAACTTGCGGCGGGTCAAAGAAACGACCAATTGCTTCATAGAAAATAAAAACGGAAATCCCAACGAGCGTCAACCCGTTTAAAAATGCTGCTAAAATTTCAAAGCGTTTATAGCCGTATGTTTTATCAGAGCTCGCTGCTTTTTCGCCAAATTTAAATGCAGCTAAACTTAATCCTAGCGCGACAGCATCTGAAAGCATATGTCCCGCATCAGAAAGCAGCGCCAAACTATTGGTCATAATTCCGCCAATAACTTCCACTACCATAAATGTAGCGATTAAGATAAAACTAATAAATAATGATTTTTTGTTGGCATTATGCGCATGATTATGATTGTGCCCATGTGCGTGATCGTGGTTATGTGCCATATGATTACTTCCCCTCTGTGAATACCTATTTTCTTTATATGCATATATTAGCATATATACATTTTTAGCGCAACCCATCTTCTGAAAAACTTTCAAACTTACAAAGAAAACCCCTTTAGCTCAGTATCTAAAGGGGTTGTTTTTTTATAAAATTTCTTCTTGCATAAATAATCCTAGTCCGCCGATATCGTGATGCTTGGCAATTTTGTCTGCTTTTTCCAAAGCTAGCGGGATGCCGTTTTCCATCGCTACACCAATTTTTGCTAATTCAATCATGCCGACATCATTTTCATTATCACCAAAAGCAATCGTTGTGTCGAGATTGATATAGCCATTTTCCGCAAGATACGTTAGCCCTTTCGCCTTATCAATGCCTTCGTTCATAATATCAATTAAATTCGAAGCAGACGCTAAAACGGAAAGCGGAAGCCCTTGTAACGCGGCTTTGATTTCTGCTCGCTTGTCTAAGTCGGATTCAATAACTAGAACTTTCAGCGGGAACTCACCTTCACGCAGTACACTGAATGGGTCAGCAGTTAACGTAATTGGAACTTGCTCATTTTCCGGCAACGTTTTATTTAATTCATTGAAAAAGGCGATTTTGCCTGTATTAGTTGGTCCGATAATTCGTTCCGTTGTATAAATATGGTAATTTACCCCAAGTGGTTCAAGCGTATTTAGAATTGTATGTACCAAATCCAGTTCAATATTACTTTTATATAAAATTTCTCCTGTCGTAAAATCGCGTACCAAACCGCCATTACAGGAAATAACTGGTGTCTTAATTTTGAGTTCGTGGATAAATGGTAAAATCGCTAAGTCCAATCGGCCCGTCGCTAGGAAAAGTTTCTTGCCAGCAGTTTGCCAATCCATTAAAACTTCTTTGTTTAACGGATGAATTTGGTCTCCTTTTTTCACAAGTAGCGTTCCGTCCATGTCTGTAATAACTGTGTCAATTGCTAGATTTGCCAATAGTTTTCGCACCCTTCTATAATTCCGTCATTATGTATCTCGATTATAGACGAAATTTATATGATTGTCACGCCGATTTTTGGTATAATAATTTGGAATGGAGGAAGATAGTTAGTGAAGAAATATTTTATTACAATCATGATTTTGCTTTTTGGTACGCTATTTCTTAGTGCTTGCCAAAATGACAAAGAGGCTGAAAACTCTTCGCCTCCTAAGGTAGATTTAAAAGATCAAATACCTATTATTTTAATTCATGGGAGCGGTGGCGACACGCATTCCCTTGATGAAATGGCAGACCAACTAATGAACGAATATAAAAGTTCAAATGAAGCGATGTCAATGTCGATTAGCGCGGACGGAGATATTACTTTCCAAGGCGAGTTAACAAAAGATGCCAAACGTCCAATTATTAAATTCGCTTTCGACCAAAACCAAGCAACACCAGACGATTGGTCTAAGTGGTTAAAAATTGCGATGGTTGATTTAAAAGACCGCTACGGCTTCACGCAAATGGACGGGGTCGGACACTCAAACGGTGGCTTAGCTCTAACTTACTTTGCCGAAGATTATGGCAAAGACGAAACCGTACCCACTTTACGCAAAATAGTAGCAATCGGCTCTCCCTTTAACGATTTAGATCCTAACGATAATGGGAAAGATTTAACATTTAAGAATTTGCCTAATAGTACTGCACAATTAGATTATTTCATGGAAAAACAACAAGATATAAATCCTAATCTTGAAGTACTAGCTATTGCCGGTGAACTAAGCGAGGATAACCCAACCGATGGCGTCGTTCCGACAAATAGCTCACTAGCAACGAGACTCTTTATGCCAGGAAACGCCAAAGCTTATATTGAAGATGTTCAAGTTGGCAAAGGCGCGGTTCACCAAACATTACATGAAACAACGAAAAGCATCGAGAAAACGCACTGGTTTTTAGAAGAATTTAAAACAGACGAAACGCTTATCAAATTAGACTACAAATAGGAGGAATGGCAGTTGTTACACATTGAAGCGAAAATCCAAGTAAAACCCAATTTAGTAGAAGCATTTTTAACCGAAGTGGGCTTAGTCGTTCAGGGATCGCTAAGAGAAGCTGGAAATCATGGTTACGAATTGATTCGCTCAGTGAGTAACAATTCCACCTTTTATCTTTTAGAAAAGTGGGCGGATGAAGCTGCTATTCAGTCCCATAACGCAACAGCACATTATAAACGATTTAAGAGTAATGTGCCTGAATTTTTAGCTGTTCCAATTGAAGTGGCTTTACTTACAAGTTAAATGCAAAAAAGATGGCTTCTATTTGATAGAGGCCATCTTTTTTATTGTTTTATTTACTGTATGATTTTTTGAAAATACGGAATGAAACACCTACAAGTAATAGTCCCGCTAGTAAGAACAGCATGTTTTGGCTGTCTCCTGTTGCCGGTTGTTTACCAGTAGTTTTGTTGCCGTCATCCTCAGTACCGTTACAGTCATTTGATGCTGTCGGATCTGTTGGATCGCCATTATTTTCAGTTACAACTGGTACAACATTTACATCTGTACCATCGTCATTACTGTCATCATCGTTCGGGTCTTCTGCAACCTCTTCGCTAAATTGAGCGTATAAAGTTACTCCGCCAGCAGGCATTTTGCTAGTTGCGAAGTTCCATTTGTTTCCGCCTGTTTTCGCATCAAACCAACCTTCGAAAGTGTAACCTTCTTTTGTTGGTGCCGCTGGTTCAGTGATTAATCCTTCTACTACAATAGCTTCTGTTGTTTGTACATCGTCTATATCAAAAGTAACAATAGCAGTTATTGGTTCTGGTGCTTTAGTGATGTGCACAGTTACTGTTATAGGAGTTGCCGCAACGCCATCTCCATTTACGGAGTTTAATGTTACTGTATAATCTCCTACTTCATTCCATTTTACAACTGTATCTAAATTAGTTGTAACGACAGAATTATCATTTGTTGTAGCTTGAACACTAGTTAGAAAATCAGCTGCAGTTATTTCTGCAAATTGCATGTAGCTGATTTCTGTATTTGCTGTAATTACTGGTGCTGGTGATTTAGCAACGCGAACGGTTACTTTCACTGGTTCAGCTTCAAATCCAGCAGTATTTTTGGCATTCAATGTTACTTCATATGCTCCAGCTTTTGTAAAATCTACTACAGAGTTGAAGTTAGAAGTAATTGTTGCTCCTTCTGTTGCACTTGCAGAAACACTTGCTAAAAATTGAGCTTCTGTTACACTCGCATTTTTATCGTAGTTCATTTCTGCATTTGCTGTAATTACTGGTAGATCAACAATTTTCACTGGTACAGTTACTTTCCCGGAGAAACTTCCTTGAATTGTTGTATCAGCAATATAATCACTGAACTCAAAATCTACAGTAGTTACACCTTCTAGTTTCGCTGTGTTCCATTTAAGTTGGCTGTTAGTATAAACACCTTCATTGGAGATGTTTTTCGGTGTAGATGCTTGTCCAAAGTTTTTGATTTCGTTATCAAAAATTAATGTAGTTGCTCCTACTTTTTCAGATAATGTAACTGTTTGACCAGTTGCATTAACAACATTCAATTCAGGTGAATTTGTTTTTAAGCTCTCTGGTAATACACCGATATGGTTGTTATTTACAGAAAGGACAGTCATTTTAGGGAACGATTTCAAAGATTCTAATTCAGTGATTTCATTTTTACTAGCGTAAATAGTTGTAACGCTTGGTAAATTTTCCAAACCTGCTAAAGTAGTTACCTTGTTGCCATATACGTTTACGTTTTTAGCTTCTGGCATATTTTTCACACTAATATCTGTAATTCCACACTCATTTAGTTCGATTAAATCTGTCATTGATGGCAAGTTATCTAAAGTAACTTTAGTCAAGGTAGGTGTTTTGGAGAAATTAATAATATCCAGTCCACCGTCAACAAAACTACCTGCTTGTTTCAACGCTGGAAGATTTTTTAAAACTACCTCAGTTAACTCTGCTGAACCTTGTGTGTCAGTAGCAACTTTAGTTAGTTTAGGTTGATCTTGAATATCAAGCTTCGTTAAATCATTACCAGTTAAATTAATATTAGTTAATTCCGGTAAAACGTTTTCACCTTTTAAAGTGAAATTAGTAATTTGGTTTGATCTTACATCTAAGCTAGTTAAATTAGTCAGATACTCGATACCTGCTAAATTAGTAATACCTTTCGATACAGCTGTTAATGATGTAACTTTGTCCAAGTCTCTTTGTACTACTACTAGATTAGGATCACTATCATCATTACCATAAATTTCTTTTAAAACAGCTTTAGCTAAAGCTTCATCAGGGAACAAAGTTTTGTAAACGCTACCTCTTGGAATGGTTGCTTTTAAATTCCCTACTTTTTGGGGTGTTTCTTCTTTAGGCTTTTCTTCATTTTCTGAAGCCAAGGCTGCTAAAGGATACGCATTAAATGATTGGAAAAGAATCATTCCTGCTGCAATTATAAAACCTACTTTTCTTTTCACGATTGTCCTCCTTATCAAAGTTGTTAATTAAATATATAAGTTGCCATAAAAAAACGTACCTAATTAAATTCAATAGAAGGTACGCACATGAACTCACATTAGTATTATATATGTAAAAACATTTTAACAAATACTAAAAATAGACTAATAATAGCTAAAAACAGTATAAATGTGTCCTATTTGTGAATATGTTTTTTTAAGTTTTCACACAATTATCGCTTGTTTTTTCAATAGCAAAACCTTTCGTATAGGCGGAAACTAGTTGCTATCAAAAGGTTTTCACCTAAGTGGTACAGTTATAATCATATACAAATCATATTTCCGCCTTCCTCCCTCAATAAGTCCCACTTGATACATTGAGTACCAAAACAGGAAAAACAGCTTTGCGGGTGTATACATATTGTATCGATGCGTATACAAAAAAGCTGAGTTTGGTTTTTAGAGCCAAACTCAACTTTTAACTTTTTTGGGTATTATTTAGCAGAAGTCTTCTTGAAAACTCGTAATGCCCCGCCAATAAGTAACAATCCGCCTAATAAGTATAGGACGTTTTCTTGGTTACCTGTTAATGGTAGTTTTTTACTTTGTTGATTTGTCTTTGCAGGATCTGCTGTCGTGTTTGTTGGTGCAGCTACTACTCCAGCGATTGGTTGAATAGGTTGAGTCGGTTGTTCTGGTTGTGATGGCTGCGCTGGATTTCCAACATTATTTTCTGCATCTTTACTAAATTGAGCATATAATGTTACATCTTTTGCTGGCATTTTATTTGTCTGGAAATCCCATTTGTTTCCACCTGTTTTTGCATCATACCATCCTGTGAACGTATAACCTGCTTTTGTTGGTGCGGCTGGCTCTTCTAAAAGACCATCGTAATCAATTGTTTGCGAAGTAGTTGTATCATCCGCATTCAATGTAGCTTTATAA carries:
- a CDS encoding cation diffusion facilitator family transporter, which encodes MAHNHDHAHGHNHNHAHNANKKSLFISFILIATFMVVEVIGGIMTNSLALLSDAGHMLSDAVALGLSLAAFKFGEKAASSDKTYGYKRFEILAAFLNGLTLVGISVFIFYEAIGRFFDPPQVIGAGMMTISVIGLLINILVAWILMKGDTSENLNMRSAFLHVLGDLLGSVGAIVAALLIIFLGWNIADPIASVIVAALILVSGWRVLKDAIHILMEGKPANVDTEEIKTFFQEQDGVKEVHDLHVWAITSDFNALTAHLTVSEDADRDKILADIEHYLQENFSLEHSTIQLEGNHAHHHHCN
- a CDS encoding Cof-type HAD-IIB family hydrolase, which codes for MANLAIDTVITDMDGTLLVKKGDQIHPLNKEVLMDWQTAGKKLFLATGRLDLAILPFIHELKIKTPVISCNGGLVRDFTTGEILYKSNIELDLVHTILNTLEPLGVNYHIYTTERIIGPTNTGKIAFFNELNKTLPENEQVPITLTADPFSVLREGEFPLKVLVIESDLDKRAEIKAALQGLPLSVLASASNLIDIMNEGIDKAKGLTYLAENGYINLDTTIAFGDNENDVGMIELAKIGVAMENGIPLALEKADKIAKHHDIGGLGLFMQEEIL
- a CDS encoding dihydrofolate reductase family protein, with translation MSEKQVALYIAVSLDGYIADENGSVEWLESIDSEGDAGYEAFFDNVDTVVMGRTTYQQIFSLTDTFPYSKKDVYVFSNTKAGTKDEYADFVAGTVDTWLNNIDGEKIWLVGGAQLVKQFLKERAIDRFVITIAPIILGKGIPLFEEDREHALELEEVTRFGQFAQLTYRNLEES
- a CDS encoding zinc-binding alcohol dehydrogenase family protein translates to MKAVGLTNASTDFMDIEIAQPKPGTHDLLVKIKAISINPVDSKQREATKISGEEVRILGWDAVGEVVEIGSDVTLFKTGQEVYFAGDVTRPGAYAEFTLIDERLVGAKPRSLSVEEAAAMPLTTITAWEALFDRLGIVEEDSGKSILIINGAGGVGSVATQLAANIGLEVIATASRPETIEWTKNHGANHVINHRENLTKQLKNLGYEKGVDFILCLHNTNAHWDDMQEAICPQGKICSIVELAEPVKMSLLKDKSATFSYEFMFTRSKYDTDDKVKQHEILTKAAHMLDGGMLQTTLNKVLSPINAATIEEAHQIISSGKMIGKLVVKGFE
- a CDS encoding alpha/beta hydrolase — protein: MKKYFITIMILLFGTLFLSACQNDKEAENSSPPKVDLKDQIPIILIHGSGGDTHSLDEMADQLMNEYKSSNEAMSMSISADGDITFQGELTKDAKRPIIKFAFDQNQATPDDWSKWLKIAMVDLKDRYGFTQMDGVGHSNGGLALTYFAEDYGKDETVPTLRKIVAIGSPFNDLDPNDNGKDLTFKNLPNSTAQLDYFMEKQQDINPNLEVLAIAGELSEDNPTDGVVPTNSSLATRLFMPGNAKAYIEDVQVGKGAVHQTLHETTKSIEKTHWFLEEFKTDETLIKLDYK
- a CDS encoding putative quinol monooxygenase, whose amino-acid sequence is MLHIEAKIQVKPNLVEAFLTEVGLVVQGSLREAGNHGYELIRSVSNNSTFYLLEKWADEAAIQSHNATAHYKRFKSNVPEFLAVPIEVALLTS
- a CDS encoding DUF1648 domain-containing protein, producing the protein MRKVGIFPSMIILFTVGISAVLYPLLPSEVAVHFGTDFSPDMFMQKWLGLILIPFLMIMFTGTEYYGKEKVNQESLLEFEYCFRLLLVLLTIIQMSIIVYALGYDIPTGRLSLVTAGAFMFVVAAYIQYSKKLFKFLTMIGFKKIDAWSRNLLRKITTVTLNIAGTICFILALFMRNDPSYLMLAMLMAMCVIVVGSGVYLNKK
- a CDS encoding nicotinamidase, translated to MKIAAFDIDAQKGFTPLCPDELPVPGGDKIVPELNFMASLASLRIGSKDAHPQNAVWVVDSKDEMLAELKYPNADLTWVRHCEPGTKGFELLDGLPVVTDYDYFIWKGMEPDIHPYGACYHDIVEQLSTGVLEYLREQKVDLVLVGGLAFDFCVKTTVIQLSRAGFSVLVYLPATRALSEQGFDETKEQLANTEKVQLIETREELVAYCQ
- a CDS encoding peptide ABC transporter substrate-binding protein, whose amino-acid sequence is MHKTARKIVVALSLLCLLVLTACQSGDKGESEKVTSDKKTKVVNIMETSGIPNASPTLADNSVSFRVINQIFEGLYRLDKNGKPALALAASEPEEKDGGKTLIFKIRDDANWSNGDPVTAHDFEYAWKKVVDPKTAAAYGPQMEEIVKNATQILKGEMSPDELGIKALDDKTLQIQLENPVPIFKELLTTGTFFPQNQAFVEKQGDRYGTKSDTLISNGPFKLENWNGTNMTWDYVKNPTYWDEKNVPTEKIHVTVVKDTNAALNLYNTNKLDRVELDGEFVKQYKDDENFHKEATGRSVYMKMNQGKDGVKTDLANLNLRRGLAMAIDKTGMVNTLLANGSKALNGDVPGGIMFDPETKEDFRKQNGDLLKFDQQEATNAWKQGLKEIGKSELTLTLTSGDTSLQRKQTEFIQNQLEENLPGLTIKLKNITNQASFQADVTQDFELLLGGWGGDYQDPLTYLNLFLTNSPGNHTGFSNAKYDELVLGAKGKLSADPEKRWQALLEAEQILLKDNAVLIPLYQGGRAYLQKSNLKNYTTYPIGSENYKWIEKN
- a CDS encoding YxeA family protein, with product MKKGLFGLLAAIFVLTMVVIEFSAPVGTAANTYYVTIKNDGKEVTKSKFKGYSFHESCLDNQGNSRKVNFMSTTQLKKNKQYKIVVQDNELLVQAKEINNVPLASSK